In Vibrio diazotrophicus, the following proteins share a genomic window:
- a CDS encoding GTP cyclohydrolase II — protein MAEVRARVDFKVGAKSSIDAEILSFKGLETDKEHVAVIFKSVDKSQEIPLVRMHSECLTGDVFHSSRCDCGEQLEETIEKMGEFGGIILYLRQEGRGIGLYNKIDAYRLQSQGMNTYEANNHLGFGDDLRDFTEAAQMLKALGINKIRLVTNNPKKVNELKQHGIEIVEVVNTAAHIKSGNENYLKAKVSHGKHDLKL, from the coding sequence ATGGCGGAAGTAAGAGCCAGAGTTGACTTTAAGGTCGGCGCTAAAAGCAGCATTGATGCTGAAATCCTCTCTTTTAAAGGTTTAGAAACAGACAAAGAGCACGTTGCTGTTATCTTCAAATCCGTTGATAAGTCTCAAGAGATACCATTAGTTCGCATGCACTCTGAGTGTTTAACTGGTGATGTTTTCCATTCGTCGCGTTGCGATTGTGGTGAGCAGTTGGAAGAAACCATAGAGAAAATGGGTGAGTTTGGCGGAATTATTCTCTATTTACGTCAAGAGGGGCGGGGTATTGGGCTTTATAACAAAATCGATGCTTACCGTTTACAAAGCCAAGGGATGAATACCTACGAAGCCAACAATCATTTGGGCTTCGGCGACGATCTCCGTGATTTCACTGAAGCTGCGCAAATGTTGAAAGCTTTGGGTATAAATAAGATTCGATTGGTGACTAATAACCCTAAGAAAGTCAACGAACTAAAACAGCATGGCATAGAAATCGTTGAAGTTGTAAATACAGCAGCTCATATTAAGTCAGGCAATGAAAACTATTTAAAAGCAAAAGTCTCACACGGAAAGCACGACTTAAAACTTTAA